CCGGCGGCTCGACGGCCCCCTGCGGGGCTGTTCCCCTACCCGCCCTTCCCCCGTTCCCCGGGCTCCGCCCGGACCCGCGCCTCAATCGCCGGGGCTGGAGGCACCCCGGGCTCCGCCCGGACCCGCGCCTCAATCGCCGGCGGGGCTGGAACAACCCTGGGCCTGCGCCGATCGTCGGCGGGGCGCTTTGGGGTGAGCCCCCGGGGGCTGGGGGGTCCGGGCCGGGGAAACTCAGCCCCGCCGGCGATTGAGGCGCGGGGTCTGGGGCGGAGCCCCAGGACGACGGCCCGTTCGTGTCCGTCGGCCGCACCCCGCCCCGGCTCCGCCGGACGGAGTCCGGCGCAGCGGCGCGAAGCCGACAAGGCCCGCCGGGGCCGGGCCGTGCGAGCGGCGCGTCGAGAAGGGCGTGGCCCGCCGGGGCCGAGCCGTGCGAGCGGTGCGTCGAGAAGGGCGTGCCCCGCCGGGGCCGGGCCGTGCGGGCGGCGCGTCAAGAAGGGGTAGGGCTCGGGACGTGGCGGCGGGCGCGCAGGGCGAGGCTGAGGGAGAGGACCGTTTCGGGGTCGTCCAGGTCCGTGCCCAGGAGCTCCGAGATGCGGGCCAGGCGGTTGTACAGCGTCTGGCGGTTCAGGTGGAGCTCACGGGCCGTCTCCGCCTTGCGGCCCGCGTGGGCCAGGTACGTCTCCAGCGTGGGCAGCAGAGGCGGACGGGACGCGGCGTCGTGTACGCGCAGCGCCCCGATCGCGCGGTCCACGAACGCCGCCAGGTCGGGGTGCTCACGCAGCCGCCACAGCAGCAGGTCGATGTCCAGGCGGCGCGCGTCGTACCAGGGCCGGGCCGGCAGACCATGGGCCGCCGTCGCCGTCTCCGCCGCGTGGCGCAGGCCCGCCGAGGCCGCCGCCCAGCTGCCGGAGACGCCGACGACCACCGCCGGCGGCGCCCCCGCCCGGTCCAGGCCCGCACGTTCCACCCCCGCCCGCAGCGCGGCCGCCACCCGGTCCGCCACCGTCGTGCGCTCCGATTCCGAGCGGAGGGAGACCAGGAGGGGGACCCTCCCCTCCACCGGGCGGACCCCCAGGAGGACCGGGACGCCCACCGCGCTCAGTTCCTCCAGCACCGCCCGGGCCAGCACCGCCCAGTTCCCCGACGGGCCCAGGTCGGAGGACAGCCGCATGACCACCGGCAGGAGCGGCCCCGCCCCGGGCTTGAAGCCGAGGACGCGCGCCTGCGCCGGGGCGTCCTCCGCCGAGATGCGCCCCTCGGCCAGGTCCGTGAGGAAGTCGCCCCGGCCGCGCGCGGCCAGCTCGTCCTCCTGGCGGGCCTGCATCAGCACCACCGCCAGCACGCCCGCCGTCCGCTCCGCCGCCATCCGGTGCACCGGCAGCAGCGGCGACGAGACGCCCAGCAGGACGACCCGCGCGCGGACCGAGCCCGTGCCGTGGCCGCCGCCCGGGACATCGATGACCACGGTGTTGGCGGACGGCTCGGCCTCCCGCTGGCCCCGCAGGCCCTCCCACACCTGGAGCGGGTCCGCCGCGGCGTCGCCGCCCGCGGGACCGGCCGCGTACAGCAGCTGCCCGTCGGGGGTCTCCAGGAAGACCGGGTTCGCCGCGAAGTCGGCCACGATGCGCAGCACCTGCGGGATCCCGCCACCGCCCAGCAGCGCCTCCGTGCACCGCCGGTGGACTTCCTCGGCGCGCTGGAGCAGCGCGTAGTGACCGTTGACGATCTCGGTGTGGACCTCCTCCGTGACCGTGACGAAGGGGACTTCACGGTGCAGCTGGACGAGCGGCAGCCCGGCGGCGCGGGCGGTCTCGACGATGGTCGCGGGCAGCCGGGTGAAGCGGGGCCCGAGCTCGACGACGAGCGCGGCGATCCCCCGGTCGGCGAGCCGCCGTACGAAGGCCCGCTGTTCGGCGGGGCGGGTGCCCAGACCCAGCCCGGTGGTCAGCAGCAGTTCCCCGCCCTTGAGCAGCGACGCGATGTTGGGCACCTCGCCCGCGTGCACCCAGCGCACCGTGCGGCCCAGGCGGTCGGCGCAGGCCACCACCTCCGGCAGCCCGCTGCGCAGTCCCGGCAGTTCCAGCGCCCGCTGAACCGTGATGCCGCCCTGATTGTCCATATCGCGGGACGGTACCGCCCGTCGTGTTCCCCACACGTCACCGGACGGTCGCGAAGCCCGAACTGTCCTCTTCCGGCCCGACAACTCGTATGACACGCAAGGAGATTATCGGACTGCCTGCCGATTGTGGTGTGCGTCACCCGCCGACAGAGTGGCGCCCCATCCGACAGGAACGAGGACGGCATGAGCACAGACGTCACCGGCACCCCGCCCACGGCGACCGGAGCACCCCAGGTCCAGCGACTCAAGGCCAATTCCGTCGGCCTGGTCGGGGTGGTCTTCATGGCGGTCGCCACCGCCGCGCCGATCACCGCGATGACCGGCAACCTCCCCATCGCGGTCGGTTTCGGCAACGGCGTCGGAGCCCCCGCCGGCTACCTCTTCGCGACCGCCGTGCTCACCGTCTTCGCCGTCGGCTACGTCGCCATGGCCAAGCGGATCACCGCCGCCGGCGCGTTCTACGGGTACATCTCGCACGGTCTCGGCCGGATCGCCGGCATGGCCTCCGGCATGCTCGCCGTCCTCGCCTACATCGTCTTCGAGGCCTCGATCGTCGGCGTGTTCTCCTACTTCGCCAAGACCACCGTCCACGACCAGCTCGGCGTCGACCTGCCCTGGGTCCTCTACGCCGCCGCGATGCTCGCCGTCACCGCCGTCCTCGCCCACTTCGACATCAACCTGACCGCCAAGGCCCTCGGGGTGATGCTCGTCGCCGAGATCGCCGTGCTCTTCGCCGTCGCCACCGCCGTCCTGATCGCGGGCGGCGGCCCCGACGGCATCCCCGTCGAGCCGGTCAACCCGAAGAACGCCTTCACCGGCGCCTCCGCGGGGCTCGGCCTCTTCTTCGCCTTCTGGTCCTGGGTGGGCTTCGAGTCCACCGCGATGTACGGGGAGGAGTCCCGCGACCCCAAGCGGGTGATCCCCAAGGCGACCCTGATCTCCGTCGTCGGCGTAGGCCTCTTCTACATCTACGTCTCCTGGATGACCATCGCCGGCAACGGCCTGGCCGAGTCGGTGGAACTCTCGGCCTCCGCGAACCCGCTCGACCTGTTCTTCGCGCCCACCGAGACCTTCATCGGCGGCTGGGCCGTGAACGCCTTCCAATGGCTGCTGCTCACCGGCTCCTTCGCCTGCGGCATGGCCTTCCACCAGTGCGCCGCCCGCTACCTGTACGCCATCGGCCGCGAGGGCTTCCTGCACCCCGCGCTCGGCCGCACCCACGTCAAGCACGGCTCGCCCTACGTCTCCTCGGTGGTGCAGACCGCCATCGCCACCGCCCTGGTCGCGCTGTTCTGGCTCACCGGCCAGGACCCGTACATCCACCTCTACACGCTGCTCGCGATCCTCGGCACGATGGCGATCCTCATCGTCCAGACCCTGTGCTCCTTCGCGGTGATCGGCTACTTCCGCAAGAACCACCCCGAGGACCGGCACTGGTTCAAGACGTTCACGGCCCCGCTGATCGGGGGGATCGCCATGGCCGCCGTGGTCGTCCTGCTGGTGGTCAACATGGAGACCGCAGCCGGTCTCGCCGCCGACTCCTTCTTCTTCACCCTCATCCCGTGGATCGTCGGCGTCGTCTTCTTCGGCGGCCTGGGCCTGGGCCTGTGGCTCAAGCTCAAGGCCCCCGAGCGCTACGAGATCATCGGCCGCGTCGTGCTGGAGGACGCCGCCGAACGCGCCGAGGAGCCCGTGCCGTCCGCCGCGTCCACCCTCCGCTGACCGACAGAGCCGCCCACCGACAAGGAGCCCCCGCCATGGCACGTACGCCCCAGATGCACGCGCTCCGCCGGCTCGCCGCCGAACACGCCGCGGCCCGCCGCCTCGGCCTGCCCGTCGACGAGGTCCGCGGCCTCGGCCGCCGCGAACTGCTCGGCCGCGCCGCCGCCCTCGGTCTCGGGACCGTCCTCGCCTCCTCCGCCGGCGCCTCCGCCGCCGAGTCCGCCCCCGCCCCCAAGCCGCCCGTCGCACCCGCCCGCGTCGCCGTCGTCGGAGCCGGGATATCGGGACTGACCGCCGCGCTCACCCTCAAGGACGCGGGCGTCGGCTGCACGCTCTACGAAGCCAACCCCAGCCGGGTCGGCGGCCGCATGTACAGCCAGCGCACGCACTGGGCGTACGGCCAGACCTCCGAGATCGGCGGCGAACTGATCGACACCAGCCACAAGAAGATCCTGGAGCTGTGCCGGCGCTTCAACCTCCCCGTCGAGGACTTCCTGGGCGGCGGACCGAACGGTGCCGAGGAAGTCCTCTGGTTCAACGGCGCCTACTACCCCCGCAGCCAGGCGGACGAGGACTTCAAGGCCGTCTACCAGGCGCTGCACCGCGATCTCCAGGACGCCGGCGAGGTCTCCTGGAACTCCACCACCCCCGCCGGCACCGCCCTCGACGAGATGACCCTGTACGAGTGGATCGAGACCCGCGTCCCCGGCGGCCACGGCTCGCGGCTCGGCAGCTTCATCGACGTCGCCTACAACGTCGAGTACGGGGCCGACACCGACCGGCAGTCCGCCCTCGCCCTGGTCCTGCTGATGGGCTACCAACCCAACCCCGGCAACTTCAACGTCTGGGGCCTGTCCAACGAGCGCTACCACGTCGTCGGCGGCAACGACCGGCTCCCCAACGCCATCGCCCAGGCCCTCCCGGCCGGTTCGCTGGTGATGGGCCGCGAGCTGACCGCCGTGCGCGTCTCCGCCGACGGCACCCAGACCCTGGCCTTCAACGACTCGGGATCGGTGCGCACCGTCGTCGCCGACCACACCGTCCTGTGCCTGCCCCTGCCGATCCTCCAGCGGATCGACCTGTCGGGGGCCGGCTTCGACCCGCTGATGAAGAACCTGCTGCGCGACGCCCGCATGGGCTACTGCACCAAGCTCAACATGCAGTTCACCTCCCGGCCCTGGCGCGGCACCGGCCCCTGGCCGGGCGTCTCGGCCGGCGACTGCTTCACCGACTCGCCGGTCCAGCAGGTCTGGGACACCACCAAGGTCCAGCCGGGCACGGGCGGCATCCTGCTCCAGTACGGCGGCGGCAGCCTCGCCGGGGCGCTCACCCCCGGCTCGCCCTTCGCCACCGAGACCGACCCCTACGTGGGCGACCTCGCGCGCCGGGTCCTCACGGGCGTCGACGCCTTCTTCCCCGGCACCAAGGCCGCGTGGAACGGGCGGGCCCAGCTTTCGGCCTGGCACAAGAACCCGTACTCGCTGGGCGCGTACTCGTACTGGCCCACCGGCTACCTGCACCGGTACGCCAAGTACGAGGGCACCGCCCAGGGCCGGATCCACATCGGCGGCGAGCACTGCAGCTACGACTTCCAGGGGTTCATGGAAGGCGGCGCCACCGAGGGCGAGCGGGCGGCGCGGGAGGTGATCGCCGCCCTGACGTGACCCTCACAGCGGCTTGACGTTGTGGTTGAAGCGGAACACGTTGTCCGGGTCGTACCGGCGCTTGACCGTGCCCAGCCGCGCCAGGTTCTCGGCGCCGAGCCCCGCGGCCACCCGCTCGGCCCCCTCGTCGCCGGTGAAGTTCAGGTACACCGCGCCGGTGCTCCACGGCCGGGCGTCGGCGCGGACGTCCTTGACCCACTGCCGGCACCGCTCGTCGTCCGCCGGGTCCTCCCAGATGCCGAAGGGGTGCACCACCCAGGGCGCGTCGCGGTACGGCACCGGCCACTGCCGGGGACCGGCCGCGATCGCGCCGCCCTGGGGCATGACCAGGTGCTGGGTGCCCGTGGGTACCGGCATGGCCTCGCCCCGGGCGCAGAAGAGGTCCACGAACTCGTCCGGCAGCCCGGTCAGGTACTCGGCGGACCAGTAGTTCCGCATGTCGGGAGGGTCGTCGAGCATGCATTGGAGATCGGCGTAGGGGATGCCCGTCACCATCTCCACCTCGTGGGGGATCGCCAGGAGCGGCCCCGCGAGCTTGCGGACCTCGTCCTCGGGACCGGCGTAGGTCACCAGCGCGCCCGCCATCAGCTTCCCCACCAGGTGGGGCGGGACGAACTCCTCGGGCGGCCCGGTCAGGTAGAGCGAGGCGCCGCTCACCTCGGGCGGTCCGGCTTCCACGACCTCCCGGAACGCACGGATCACGTCGGGTCCGTGCTCGGGGAGGTAGAGCAGGAACGCGATGGACATGGCCGGCAGGTCGTGCAGGCGCAGGGTCAGCGAGGTGGCCACGCCGAAGTTGCCGCCGCCGCCGTGCAGGGCCCAGAACAGTTCCGGGTTCTCGTCGGCGGTGGCCTCCACCACGCTGCCGTCCGCGGTGACCAGTTCCGCGCCCAGCAGGTTGTCCACGGCCAGCCCGAACTTGCGGTCCAGCCAGCCGGTTCCGCCGCCGAGGACGAAGCCGCCCACACCCGTCGTGGAGGCCCGGCCGCCGGTGGTCGCCAAACCGTACGGCTGGCAGGCACGGTCCAGGTGGCTCATCGTGGCCCCGCCCTCGACCCGGACGGCCTTCGCCGCCGGATGGACGGTCACCTCGTGCATCCGGCGCAGGTCGATGACCAAGCCGCCGTCGTTGACGGACATCCCGGCGACGCTGTGGCCGCCGCCGCGCACCGCGACGTGCAGGTCCAGGTCCCGCGCGAAACGCACGGCGGTGACGACGTCGGAGACGCTCTCGCACCGGGCGATGACGGCCGGCCTGCGGTCGATCATCGCGTTGAAGACGGTGCGGGCCCCGTCGTAACCCGGGTCACCGGGTGCGAAGACCTCACCGGCCAGGTCCTCACGGAGCGCGGCGAGTGCGTCGGCCGCCTTGGAGAAGGGTGCCATGACCCACCCCTCCTTCCCTGGAGGGCGAAGAACCCCTCCAGCGTAGGCGGGGGCCACCTTCCCGGCGCGGCGGAGCGCGCCGGGAGCGGCGTCAGCCTCCGTAGGCCCCACTGGCCGTCAGCCGCAGCGCGGTGTCGATCAGCGGGACGTGGCTGAACGCCTGGGGGAAGTTGCCCACCTGCCGCTGGAGCTTGGGGTCCCACTCCTCGGCGAGCAGTCCCAGGTCGTTGCGCAGCGACAGCAGCTTCTCGAAGAGCCGGCGGGCCTCGTCGACGCGGCCGATCATCGCG
This Streptomyces sp. NBC_00539 DNA region includes the following protein-coding sequences:
- a CDS encoding APC family permease; this translates as MSTDVTGTPPTATGAPQVQRLKANSVGLVGVVFMAVATAAPITAMTGNLPIAVGFGNGVGAPAGYLFATAVLTVFAVGYVAMAKRITAAGAFYGYISHGLGRIAGMASGMLAVLAYIVFEASIVGVFSYFAKTTVHDQLGVDLPWVLYAAAMLAVTAVLAHFDINLTAKALGVMLVAEIAVLFAVATAVLIAGGGPDGIPVEPVNPKNAFTGASAGLGLFFAFWSWVGFESTAMYGEESRDPKRVIPKATLISVVGVGLFYIYVSWMTIAGNGLAESVELSASANPLDLFFAPTETFIGGWAVNAFQWLLLTGSFACGMAFHQCAARYLYAIGREGFLHPALGRTHVKHGSPYVSSVVQTAIATALVALFWLTGQDPYIHLYTLLAILGTMAILIVQTLCSFAVIGYFRKNHPEDRHWFKTFTAPLIGGIAMAAVVVLLVVNMETAAGLAADSFFFTLIPWIVGVVFFGGLGLGLWLKLKAPERYEIIGRVVLEDAAERAEEPVPSAASTLR
- a CDS encoding FAD-binding oxidoreductase gives rise to the protein MAPFSKAADALAALREDLAGEVFAPGDPGYDGARTVFNAMIDRRPAVIARCESVSDVVTAVRFARDLDLHVAVRGGGHSVAGMSVNDGGLVIDLRRMHEVTVHPAAKAVRVEGGATMSHLDRACQPYGLATTGGRASTTGVGGFVLGGGTGWLDRKFGLAVDNLLGAELVTADGSVVEATADENPELFWALHGGGGNFGVATSLTLRLHDLPAMSIAFLLYLPEHGPDVIRAFREVVEAGPPEVSGASLYLTGPPEEFVPPHLVGKLMAGALVTYAGPEDEVRKLAGPLLAIPHEVEMVTGIPYADLQCMLDDPPDMRNYWSAEYLTGLPDEFVDLFCARGEAMPVPTGTQHLVMPQGGAIAAGPRQWPVPYRDAPWVVHPFGIWEDPADDERCRQWVKDVRADARPWSTGAVYLNFTGDEGAERVAAGLGAENLARLGTVKRRYDPDNVFRFNHNVKPL
- a CDS encoding PucR family transcriptional regulator; the protein is MDNQGGITVQRALELPGLRSGLPEVVACADRLGRTVRWVHAGEVPNIASLLKGGELLLTTGLGLGTRPAEQRAFVRRLADRGIAALVVELGPRFTRLPATIVETARAAGLPLVQLHREVPFVTVTEEVHTEIVNGHYALLQRAEEVHRRCTEALLGGGGIPQVLRIVADFAANPVFLETPDGQLLYAAGPAGGDAAADPLQVWEGLRGQREAEPSANTVVIDVPGGGHGTGSVRARVVLLGVSSPLLPVHRMAAERTAGVLAVVLMQARQEDELAARGRGDFLTDLAEGRISAEDAPAQARVLGFKPGAGPLLPVVMRLSSDLGPSGNWAVLARAVLEELSAVGVPVLLGVRPVEGRVPLLVSLRSESERTTVADRVAAALRAGVERAGLDRAGAPPAVVVGVSGSWAAASAGLRHAAETATAAHGLPARPWYDARRLDIDLLLWRLREHPDLAAFVDRAIGALRVHDAASRPPLLPTLETYLAHAGRKAETARELHLNRQTLYNRLARISELLGTDLDDPETVLSLSLALRARRHVPSPTPS
- a CDS encoding flavin monoamine oxidase family protein, producing the protein MARTPQMHALRRLAAEHAAARRLGLPVDEVRGLGRRELLGRAAALGLGTVLASSAGASAAESAPAPKPPVAPARVAVVGAGISGLTAALTLKDAGVGCTLYEANPSRVGGRMYSQRTHWAYGQTSEIGGELIDTSHKKILELCRRFNLPVEDFLGGGPNGAEEVLWFNGAYYPRSQADEDFKAVYQALHRDLQDAGEVSWNSTTPAGTALDEMTLYEWIETRVPGGHGSRLGSFIDVAYNVEYGADTDRQSALALVLLMGYQPNPGNFNVWGLSNERYHVVGGNDRLPNAIAQALPAGSLVMGRELTAVRVSADGTQTLAFNDSGSVRTVVADHTVLCLPLPILQRIDLSGAGFDPLMKNLLRDARMGYCTKLNMQFTSRPWRGTGPWPGVSAGDCFTDSPVQQVWDTTKVQPGTGGILLQYGGGSLAGALTPGSPFATETDPYVGDLARRVLTGVDAFFPGTKAAWNGRAQLSAWHKNPYSLGAYSYWPTGYLHRYAKYEGTAQGRIHIGGEHCSYDFQGFMEGGATEGERAAREVIAALT